The Haloferax volcanii DS2 DNA segment GTTCGCTCAGCTCGCGGTTGAGATAGTACTGCGGGTCTGCGAGGTCGATGTCGGCTGGCAACTCGTCGGTCATTGGCATCGAGTGGGCATCGAGTGGGGTCGGGCGAACGTCGGGCAAGCGTCGGGCGCGACGGCGGGTCGTTCGGTGGTTGTACGAGTCGAAAACGGCGTGAAATCTATTAAGGGGTTTATATTGTTTCGCCGTCTGTCTACGGTTCAGTAAATTGTACTATTTACAAATATATAACACTAATAGCAGCGGAGAGCGACGTGCCGTGTCGGGCGCGGACGCCCCTCGAAACGAGACGCTGAAGGGTGCCGGCGGAGAACGCCGACCGTGAATCAGACGGCGCACGTCGTCCTCGTCGGCTACGGCGAGGTGGGCACGAAGAGTTCGAGCGTCCGGGCGAAGATGGAGGCCAGACTGCGGACGAACCTCCAAGCGGTCCTCGACGACCGCTCGCTCCCGGGCCGCGTCGAGCGGGAGTGGTCCCGCCTGCTCGTCCGCGACGCCACCGACGCCGAGGCCGTCGCGGCCGCCTGCGCCGAGGTGCCGGGCGTCGTCTGGGCGCGCCCCTGCGTCGCCTGCGACCCCGTCCTCGACGACATCGTCACGGTCTGTCGAAGTCTCGCGTCCGACCACCCCGACGGGGCGGCGTTCGCCGTCGACGCCGACCGCGTCGGCGGCGCCGACCAACACGCGTTCACGAGTTCCGACCTCGAACGCGAGGCCGGGAGCGCCGTCGTCGAGGCGACCGGCGCGCCCGTGGACCTCGACGACCCCGACCGGACCTACCGCATCGAGTGCCGCGAGGAGGCGGCGTATCTCTCCGTCCGGCGGTTCGACGGCCCCGGCGGCCTCCCGCTCGGAACGCAGGGGCGGGCCGTCTCGCTCGTCTCCGGCGGCATCGACTCGCCGGTGGCGACGTGGGAGCTGATGCGCCGGGGCTGCGAAATCGTCCCCGTCTACGTCGATTTGGGCGACTACGGCGGCGCGGACCACCGCGCGCGGGCCATCGAGACGGTGCGGACCATCGCTCGCCGCGCCCCGAACGCGGACATGCGAGTCCACGTCGTCCCCGCCGGCGACGTGGTCGAGCGACTGATGGAGTCCGTCGATGACACCCGGATGCTCTCGCTGCGGCGCGCCATGCTCGCCATCGCCGCCGAGGTCGCCACCGACGAGCACGCCCACTCAATCGTGACCGGCGAATCGCTCGGTCAGAAGTCGAGTCAGACCGGCGAGAACCTCGCCGTCACCGAGGCCGCGGTCGACTACCCCGTCCACCGCCCGCTTTTGACCCGCGACAAGACCGACATCGTCGCGGCCGCCCGCGACCTCGGCACCTACGACGACTCGACGCTCCCCGTCGGCTGCGAGCGCGTCGCGCCGAGTTTCCCCGAGACGAACGCCTCGCTGTCGGCCGTCGAGGCCGCGGAACCCGACGACCTGTTCGACCTCGCGGTCGAGGCCGCCCGCGAGCGGGTCGTCGTGTCGCCCGACGGCGAGTGAGCGCGGGAGCGCGGAGTGGAGGCCGAGCGCACATTCTGAACCCGGTTGTCACCAGCCTCACCGAGACACGATACCGACGCACACACTGACCGTGAAAACGACCAACATAGTCACGATTCTTCAAACGTTTAGATTCGTTTCGAATGAACAATTGCACAAAAATGACTTTATTTACCGTGAGCGCTAGGGATCTCTCATGTCGAAAACATCGTATCCCGGTCACGGGCATCCCGGCCCCGAGTGGCGCGTCAGCCACCGGGCGTCGCGGACCGACTGGAGCGACGCCGTCGAGCGGTGCGCGGCGTGCCGCGCCCGCGTCGACATGAGCGAAGCGCACTACCAGGTCCTCCTCGAACGGGACATCGACAAGCCCGGCAAGATAACGCTCGAACGCGAGCGCGTCGTGTTCTGCGACGAGTCCTGCGCCGCCGAGTGGGAGTCGACCGCCTGAGTACCGGAACCGCTTTACCGAATCCGGTCCCTCCCTCTCGACGTGACGCAGGTCTGTATCGTCGGCGCGGAGGACGTCCACCTCCAGTACGAACTGCTGTCGCGCGACACCGCGCGCGCGGCGCTTTCGACCTACGATATCTCCGAACCGTTCGACAACTCGCTTTCGGTCGGCACGGTGAGTCTCGGCGCGGCCGTCTCGCTTCTCAACGACCTCAACTGGTATCTCGTCCGGTTCGCCGACTTCTCGTTGGTCCGCGAGCCCTCCGTCTCGGCCGACGAGTGGCTCTCCCGCGACCTCGCCCGACGGATTCGAGACGGGAAGGTTCAGCCCGAGGACACGGGCGACCACCTCGCCATCTACGGCGTCGAAGACGGCCGCCTCGTCGAGCCGATGTTCGTGACGCGGGTCGACGGCTCGGTGCCCAACTACGACCTCAGAGACGTGGAGCGAACGCTCGTCGTCAGAGTGGGCGAAGACGAGTTCGGTCGGTGAGCGCCGCCCCGGGGCGACCGCTATTCTTCGGCGTCGAACATCCCGGTCGACATGTAGCGCTCGCCGGAGTCCCAGAAGACCGTCACCACGAGCGGCTGGTCTTCCTCGTCGGCGTCGGGGGCGGCGAGCCGCTCGGCGACGCGCTTGGCGGCGAGGAGCGACGCGCCGGACGACTGGCCGACGAGGATGCCTTCCTCGCGGGCGAGGCGGCGACACTCGGCCTCGGCGTCCGCGAGTTCGACGATTTCCACGTCGTCGAGGAGGTCGGTGTCGAGGTTGGGGCTGACGAAGCCCGGGCCCATCCCCTGGAAGTCGTTGTTTCCGACCTCACGGCCCGAGAGGACGGCGCTCTCGGCGGGTTCGACGCCGACGACGCGCATCGAGGGGAACTCCTCGACGAGACGGCTGCCGGTGCCCGAAATCGTGCCGCCGGTGCCGATGCCGGCGACGAGGGCGTCGATGCGGCGGTCGCCCACCTGTTCGAGAACCTCCTCGGCGGTCGTCCGGTAGTGCGCCTCCGGGTTCGCGGGGTTCTCGAACTGTCGGAGCTGGTACATCCCCTCGGCTTCGAGGTCGTCAGCGCGGTCTTTCGCGGCGGAGATGTCGCCGTCGACGAGTTCGATTGTCGCCCCGTAGGCGCGCATGATTTCGCGGCGCTCGGGCGACATCGAGTCCGGCATGACGATGGTCAGGTCGTAGCCCTTCGCCGCCGCGACGACCGCGAGTCCGATACCGGTGTTCCCGGACGTGGGTTCGACGAGGCGGTCGCCCGGCGAGATGTCGCCCGCCTCCTCGGCCGCCTCGACCATCGCCAACGCGGGGCGGTCCTTCGCCGACCCGCCCGGGTTCTTCGACTCCATCTTCGCCGCGACCGTCGACCCCTCGGGGGAGTCGACGCGGACCAGCGGCGACCCGATAGCGTCGAGGATACTGTCGTCCATCGACCCTCCGTTGACGGTGCGACACTAAACGACTGGCGGAGGCGGACGATACGGCCACCGTCTCGGGGGAGACAGCGACGAGCGCGGGCGGCGAGCCCCGCCGCGAGCGCACCCGTTAAATCCGCGCGGCCGGTAGACGGGCGCATGGCCGAAGCCGAGACGCTCGAAACGATGCAACCGAACCCCGCGTGGGACGCGGCGTCCTACCCCGACGTGGTCGACACCCTCGCGGCCGCGGACTACACGTTCAAGGTCTGGGGCGGCGACTGGTGCGGCGACTGCCGCGGACAGCTTCCCGACTTCGCGGCGGCGCTCGACGCCGCCGGCGTCCCCGCCGAGCGAATCGACCACTACCCCGTCGAGAAGGCCGACGACGGCTCGAAGGTCGGCCCGCTCGTCGAGGAGTACGACATCGAACTCATCCCCACGGTCGTCGTCGAACGCGACGGCGAGGAGGTCGCCCGCTTCGTGGAAGAAGAGGACGTTCCGATTGCGGTCTACCTCGCGGACGAACTGTCGAACTGAGCGCCGACGCCGATTCTCTCGCAGTCGCTCCCGCCGTTACGCACCTTCGCCCGCCGTGAACCACGCCAGCGCCTCGTCGAGGTCGTGGGTCGGCGCGGAGCAGGTGAAGTTCTCGCAGGCGTAGACGGTCGGCTCCCCGTCGGCGGCCTCGCGGCCGGCCCAGATTGGCGGAGCCTCGTCTAATCCGAGTTCGTCCAGCCACGCGTCGAGTTCCTCGTCGGTGCCGGGGCGACGGGAGACGACGAGACCGGGGAAGTACCGCGAGGCGAGCGTCGCGCGCCACTCGTCGGGAACCTCGTCGGCGGCGACGGTGAGTTCGGGGACGCCGCTGGCGGCCTTCTCGGCGGCGAGCGCGAGCGAGACGTGTTCGAGCGGACTGCCGCGGACCCGGTTGGCGAACGACCCGAGGACCGCGTCCGCGACCTCGCCGAACCCCGCGTCGGGCGCGAACTGTTCGAGGTCCAAGAACAGCGACGTGGCGACGCCGAGGCTCGACGGCGTGGACTGGTCGGTCGGCTCCTGCGGGCGGGTGACGAGCGATTCGCCGCTCTCGGGAGTGAAGTAGAGCGTGCCCGCGTCGGCGTCGTAGAACTCGCGGCGGGTCGCCCGCGCGAGGTCGAGCGCGAACGAGAGCGGCGCGAGGTCGCCGGTCGCCTGATAGAGGTCGAACGCGCCGCGCGCGAGGAAGGCGTAGTCTTCGAGGTAGCCGTCGCCTTTCACCTCGCCGTTCATCACGCGCCGCGAGAGCGTCGCGGTCTCGGCGTCCCAGAGGCGCTCGCGCACGAAGTCGAGGGCGCGGCGGGCGTCGGCCGCGAGCGAGTCGTCTTCGAGGACGACCGAGCCCTGCGCGAACGCCGAAATCATCAGGCCGTTCCAGCCGGCGAGCACCTTCTCGTCACGGGCGGGGCGCTCGCGCCCCTCGCGGGCGGCGAACAGCGCCTTCCGTGCCTTTTCGAGTCGGTCCTCGACCTCGGACTCGTCGAGGTCGTACTCGTCGGCGAGGTCGGCGGTCGTCGCGGAGACGTTCAGGACGGTCGTCTTGTCCTCGAAGTTGCCGCCGGGCGTGACGCCGTAGCGGTCGCAGAAGAGGTCGGCGTCGAGTTCGGGGAGGAGGTCGCGCACGTCGTCGGGCGTCCAGACGTAGAAGGTCCCCTCCTCGCCGCCGGACTGGGCGTCGAGGGTGGCGAAGAAGCCGCCGTCGTCGTGGGTGAGTTCGCGGCGGACGAACTCGAACGTCTCGGCGGCGACGGTCGCGTACGAGTCGTTGCCGGTGAGTCGGGCGGCGTCGAGATACCGCGAGGCGAGGCCGGCCTGGTCGTACAGCATCTTCTCGAAGTGCGGGACGGTCCACTCGCGGTCGACGCAGTAGCGGTGGAAGCCGCCGCCGAGGTGGTCGCGGAGGCCGCCGTTGGCCATCGCGTCGAGGCTCTGCCGCGCCACGTCGAGCGCCTCGCGGCGGCCGGAAACGGCGTAGCCGCGGAGCATGGCGTCGATGCGACCGGGTTGGGGGAACTTCGGTCCGTCGCCGCCGAAGCCGCCGTGGTCGCGGTCGGCGCCGCGGAGCGCGGCCTGTACGGTGGTGTCGAGGATGTCCGAGCCGGGAGCCTCGCCGGGCGTGTCGGGCGTCTCCTCCAGTCGGTCGGTGATGGCGCTCGTCCACTGCTCGGCGCGGTTTTCTATCTCCTCGCGGTCGGTCAGCCACGACTCGGCGAAGCTCTCGACGATGTCGCGGAAGCCGGGCGCGCCGCGGCGGGGTTCGGGTGGGAAGTACGTGCCGACGAAGAAGGGCTTGCCCTCGGGCGTGAGCCAGACCGAAAGCGGCCAGCCGCCGCCGCCGGTGACCTGTTGGCAGATGGTCTGGTAGATGCGGTCGAGGTCGGGGCGCTCCTCGCGGTCGACTTTGACCGGGACGAACTCCTCGTTGAGCACCTCGGCGATGTCGGGGTCCGAGAAGCTCTCGTCGGCCATGACGTGACACCAGTGGCACGCCGAGTAGCCGATTGAAAGAAAGATGGGCTTGTCCGCCTCGCGGGCCGCGTCGAGGGCCGTTTCGTCCCACGGCTGCCAGTTGACCGGGTTGTCGGCGTGCTGGCGGAGGTACGGGCTCTGCTCCTCGTCGAGTCGGTTGCGTCCCACCGGGTCGGACATGCGTCGGAGTCGGCGCTCCGGGAACTAAAGCGGCGTGGAGACGGCCGTCGTGGCCGACTCGGGGTGTGGCGCGGGGTGTGGGTCGGACGGCGAGTCACCCTCGCTGGCGACCGTCTATGACCACAATCGTGCCTATTTCGTCGCAGATAAAGAGCAATCTTTACACTCCCGTGCGCAGGGTATGCGATCATGAGCGAGACCGTCCTCCTCGTCGGCGGCGGCGGCCGCGAGCACGCGATTGCCCGCGCGCTGGCCCCCGACTGCGACCTGTACGCCTGCGCCAGCAACCGAAACCCCGGCATCGCCGCCCTCGCGGAGGGCTTCGAGACGATTTCGGAGACCGCCGCCGAGGACATCGTCGCCTACGCCGAGTCGGTCGGCGCGACGCTCGCGATCGTCGGCCCCGAGTCCGGCCTCGCGGCCGGCGTCGCCGACGCCCTCGACGAGGCGGGAATCTACACCTTCGGCCCGCAGGCCGCCGAGGCGCGCATCGAGACGGACAAGGCGTTCCAGCGGCAGTTCATGCGCGACGAGGAGATTCCGGGCAACCCCGACTTCGCCACCTTCGACGACACGGAGGCCGCCTGCGACTACATCGACGACTACGACGGCGACCTCGCGGTCAAGCCCGCGGGCCTCACCGGCGGCAAGGGCGTGAAGGTCATCGGCGACCAGGTGACGCCCGCGGAGGCGAAGGCGTACCTCCGCGACTCGGGCTACGAGCGCGTCGTCCTCGAAGAGCGCCTCGTCGGCGAGGAGTTCACGATTCAGGCGTTCGTCGCCGACGGCGAGTTCCGCGTCAGCCCCGCCGTACAGGACCACAAGCGCGCCTACGAGGGCGACGAGGGACCGAACACCGGCGGCATGGGCAGTTACACCGACGTGTCTCCCTCCCTACCGTTCATGGCCGACGGCGACTACGAGGCCGCCGTCGAGGTCATCGAGGCCGTCGTGGAGGCGCTGCCGGAGTACAAGGGCATCCTCTACGGCCAGTTCATGCTCACGACCGAGGGTCCGAAGGTCATCGAGTTCAACGCCCGCTTCGGTGACCCCGAGGCGATGAACACGCTACCGGTCCTCGAAACGCCATTCATCGACGTGCTCACCGCCGCCCGCGAGGGCGAATCCCTGCCGGAACTCGACTTCACCGAGGCCGCCACGGTCTGTAAGTACGCCGTCCCCGAGGGTTACCCGACGGACCCCGAGGCCGGCGCGGAAATCACGGTCGAAGTGGACGAGGACGCCGGCGCGCTGCTGTTCTACGCGAGCGTCGACGACCGCGAGGACGGCCTCTACACGACGACCTCCCGGTCGTTCGCCGTGGTCGGCGTCGCCGACAGCATCACCGAGGCTGAGGAACTCGCGGAGGACGCGCTCGTCGACGCCGGCGAGGGGTTCCACATCCGCCACGATATCGGCACGGCGGCGCTCGTCCAGCGCCGCATCGACCACATGGCCGAACTCCGCGGCGAGTAAGCCGGACGCGGTTCCGCGGCCCCGCGTTTCTGTTTCTCTCGTCGCCCCCGCGCCGAGGGCGCTTTTACCCCCGCGGTCCAATCGGCGGACGTGACCGACGACGATGCCGCACCGGCGGACGCGGAGGCCCGCCGACACGACCGAATCCAGCACCACCCGACGCCCGGCCCGCGGAACTCGCTGCAGTACTGGACCGACGCCAAGCCCGTCTGGCGCGTGATGCTCAACTACGTGTTCGTCCTCGTCGCCCGCATCGCGCCGTCGCTCAAACTTCGAAACTGGGCGCTCCGGCGCATCGGCGTCACCGTCGGAAGGAGCGTCTCGTGGGGCCTCGAAGCGACGCCCGACGTGTTCTGGCCGGAACTCGTCACCATCGAGGACGACGCCATCATCGGCTACGACTCGGTCATTCTCTGTCACGAGTTCCTGCAGGACGAGTACCGGACCGGCGAGGTCGTCGTCGGCGAGC contains these protein-coding regions:
- the thiI gene encoding tRNA uracil 4-sulfurtransferase ThiI; its protein translation is MNQTAHVVLVGYGEVGTKSSSVRAKMEARLRTNLQAVLDDRSLPGRVEREWSRLLVRDATDAEAVAAACAEVPGVVWARPCVACDPVLDDIVTVCRSLASDHPDGAAFAVDADRVGGADQHAFTSSDLEREAGSAVVEATGAPVDLDDPDRTYRIECREEAAYLSVRRFDGPGGLPLGTQGRAVSLVSGGIDSPVATWELMRRGCEIVPVYVDLGDYGGADHRARAIETVRTIARRAPNADMRVHVVPAGDVVERLMESVDDTRMLSLRRAMLAIAAEVATDEHAHSIVTGESLGQKSSQTGENLAVTEAAVDYPVHRPLLTRDKTDIVAAARDLGTYDDSTLPVGCERVAPSFPETNASLSAVEAAEPDDLFDLAVEAARERVVVSPDGE
- a CDS encoding DUF5804 family protein; translation: MTQVCIVGAEDVHLQYELLSRDTARAALSTYDISEPFDNSLSVGTVSLGAAVSLLNDLNWYLVRFADFSLVREPSVSADEWLSRDLARRIRDGKVQPEDTGDHLAIYGVEDGRLVEPMFVTRVDGSVPNYDLRDVERTLVVRVGEDEFGR
- a CDS encoding PLP-dependent cysteine synthase family protein gives rise to the protein MDDSILDAIGSPLVRVDSPEGSTVAAKMESKNPGGSAKDRPALAMVEAAEEAGDISPGDRLVEPTSGNTGIGLAVVAAAKGYDLTIVMPDSMSPERREIMRAYGATIELVDGDISAAKDRADDLEAEGMYQLRQFENPANPEAHYRTTAEEVLEQVGDRRIDALVAGIGTGGTISGTGSRLVEEFPSMRVVGVEPAESAVLSGREVGNNDFQGMGPGFVSPNLDTDLLDDVEIVELADAEAECRRLAREEGILVGQSSGASLLAAKRVAERLAAPDADEEDQPLVVTVFWDSGERYMSTGMFDAEE
- a CDS encoding thioredoxin family protein; the protein is MAEAETLETMQPNPAWDAASYPDVVDTLAAADYTFKVWGGDWCGDCRGQLPDFAAALDAAGVPAERIDHYPVEKADDGSKVGPLVEEYDIELIPTVVVERDGEEVARFVEEEDVPIAVYLADELSN
- a CDS encoding thioredoxin domain-containing protein; amino-acid sequence: MSDPVGRNRLDEEQSPYLRQHADNPVNWQPWDETALDAAREADKPIFLSIGYSACHWCHVMADESFSDPDIAEVLNEEFVPVKVDREERPDLDRIYQTICQQVTGGGGWPLSVWLTPEGKPFFVGTYFPPEPRRGAPGFRDIVESFAESWLTDREEIENRAEQWTSAITDRLEETPDTPGEAPGSDILDTTVQAALRGADRDHGGFGGDGPKFPQPGRIDAMLRGYAVSGRREALDVARQSLDAMANGGLRDHLGGGFHRYCVDREWTVPHFEKMLYDQAGLASRYLDAARLTGNDSYATVAAETFEFVRRELTHDDGGFFATLDAQSGGEEGTFYVWTPDDVRDLLPELDADLFCDRYGVTPGGNFEDKTTVLNVSATTADLADEYDLDESEVEDRLEKARKALFAAREGRERPARDEKVLAGWNGLMISAFAQGSVVLEDDSLAADARRALDFVRERLWDAETATLSRRVMNGEVKGDGYLEDYAFLARGAFDLYQATGDLAPLSFALDLARATRREFYDADAGTLYFTPESGESLVTRPQEPTDQSTPSSLGVATSLFLDLEQFAPDAGFGEVADAVLGSFANRVRGSPLEHVSLALAAEKAASGVPELTVAADEVPDEWRATLASRYFPGLVVSRRPGTDEELDAWLDELGLDEAPPIWAGREAADGEPTVYACENFTCSAPTHDLDEALAWFTAGEGA
- the purD gene encoding phosphoribosylamine--glycine ligase; the encoded protein is MSETVLLVGGGGREHAIARALAPDCDLYACASNRNPGIAALAEGFETISETAAEDIVAYAESVGATLAIVGPESGLAAGVADALDEAGIYTFGPQAAEARIETDKAFQRQFMRDEEIPGNPDFATFDDTEAACDYIDDYDGDLAVKPAGLTGGKGVKVIGDQVTPAEAKAYLRDSGYERVVLEERLVGEEFTIQAFVADGEFRVSPAVQDHKRAYEGDEGPNTGGMGSYTDVSPSLPFMADGDYEAAVEVIEAVVEALPEYKGILYGQFMLTTEGPKVIEFNARFGDPEAMNTLPVLETPFIDVLTAAREGESLPELDFTEAATVCKYAVPEGYPTDPEAGAEITVEVDEDAGALLFYASVDDREDGLYTTTSRSFAVVGVADSITEAEELAEDALVDAGEGFHIRHDIGTAALVQRRIDHMAELRGE
- a CDS encoding acyltransferase, translated to MTDDDAAPADAEARRHDRIQHHPTPGPRNSLQYWTDAKPVWRVMLNYVFVLVARIAPSLKLRNWALRRIGVTVGRSVSWGLEATPDVFWPELVTIEDDAIIGYDSVILCHEFLQDEYRTGEVVVGERAMIGAKATILPGVRIGEGAQVAANSLVTRDVPAGETVAGVPARPMSGDETDGA